A stretch of Crossiella cryophila DNA encodes these proteins:
- a CDS encoding RNA polymerase subunit sigma-70, with the protein MDVVATMNEQDFGQLVERHRHELRVHCYRMVGSFEESEDLVQETFLRAWHRRETYQGRATLRAWLYKIATNATLDAIAKRPAQQQTAVAGPETATTSEVSWLQPYPDQLLELAAPAADEPDAVVVARETIELAYLTALQHLPPRQRAALILRDVLGWAAAETAKALDTTVASANSALQRARATLKEHLPRRRADWTVPAEPSAEERDILARFIAATESADMAAMAELLHADALHTMPPHPFFASGREELISQWSAVMPGGADSWGQWTALPTWVNRQPALANYVLKPGATEYTAVALDVLRVEDGLVAEVVTFEAKLITAFGLPATLPITR; encoded by the coding sequence GTGGACGTCGTGGCCACCATGAACGAGCAGGACTTCGGGCAGCTCGTCGAACGGCACCGGCACGAGCTGCGGGTGCACTGCTACCGGATGGTCGGCTCCTTCGAGGAGTCCGAGGACCTCGTGCAGGAGACCTTCCTGCGGGCCTGGCACCGCCGGGAGACCTACCAGGGGCGGGCCACCTTGCGGGCCTGGCTGTACAAGATCGCCACCAACGCGACCCTGGACGCCATCGCCAAGCGGCCAGCTCAGCAGCAGACCGCGGTGGCCGGTCCGGAGACGGCCACCACCAGTGAGGTGAGCTGGCTCCAGCCCTACCCGGATCAGCTCCTGGAGCTGGCCGCGCCCGCCGCGGACGAACCCGACGCCGTGGTGGTGGCGCGGGAGACCATCGAGCTGGCCTACCTCACCGCGCTCCAGCACCTGCCGCCCCGCCAGCGGGCGGCGCTGATCCTGCGGGACGTGCTCGGCTGGGCCGCCGCCGAGACCGCCAAGGCCCTGGACACCACCGTCGCCTCGGCCAACAGCGCCCTGCAGCGCGCCCGCGCCACCCTCAAGGAACACCTGCCCCGGCGCCGCGCGGACTGGACCGTGCCAGCCGAACCCTCCGCCGAGGAACGCGACATCCTGGCCCGCTTCATCGCCGCCACCGAATCCGCCGACATGGCCGCGATGGCCGAACTCCTGCACGCCGACGCGCTGCACACGATGCCGCCGCACCCGTTCTTCGCCAGCGGCCGGGAGGAACTCATCAGCCAGTGGAGCGCCGTCATGCCCGGCGGCGCCGACTCCTGGGGCCAGTGGACCGCGTTGCCCACCTGGGTCAACCGGCAGCCCGCGCTGGCCAACTACGTGCTCAAGCCCGGCGCCACCGAGTACACCGCGGTCGCCCTTGACGTGCTGCGGGTGGAGGACGGGCTGGTCGCCGAGGTGGTCACCTTCGAGGCGAAGCTGATCACCGCCTTTGGTCTGCCCGCCACGCTGCCGATCACCCGTTAA
- a CDS encoding ABC transporter ATP-binding protein: protein MFEAENVSKRFGRRTVLDGVSFAAAPGQVTALVGHNGAGKTTLMRSALRLARPDAGRLLVLGKNVRDYPSVGRVVGSSLDASALPPNWTGRLAATLIADLLGLPAHAAEEMLARVDLTKAAGDRIRTYSLGMRQRLALGLALLGERPVLMLDEPTNGLDPVAQRFVRDTLAERALAGATVLVSSHDLLALETYVDRVVLIREGRIVLDESIKVLRAAGASLEELYLQAHDAELRKAG, encoded by the coding sequence ATGTTTGAGGCAGAGAACGTCAGCAAGCGGTTCGGGCGCCGCACGGTGTTGGACGGGGTGTCCTTCGCCGCGGCGCCCGGACAGGTCACCGCACTGGTCGGGCACAACGGCGCGGGCAAGACCACCCTGATGCGCAGTGCGCTGCGGCTGGCCAGGCCCGACGCCGGCCGGCTGCTCGTACTCGGCAAGAACGTCCGGGACTACCCCTCGGTCGGGCGGGTCGTGGGCAGCTCCCTGGACGCCTCCGCGCTGCCGCCCAACTGGACCGGCCGCCTGGCCGCCACCCTCATCGCCGACCTGCTCGGCCTGCCCGCGCACGCCGCCGAGGAGATGCTCGCCCGCGTCGATCTGACCAAGGCCGCCGGGGACCGCATCCGCACCTACTCCCTGGGCATGCGCCAGCGCCTGGCCCTCGGACTCGCACTGCTTGGTGAACGGCCGGTGCTGATGCTGGACGAACCCACCAACGGCCTGGACCCGGTAGCCCAGCGCTTCGTCCGCGACACCCTGGCCGAACGCGCCCTGGCCGGGGCCACCGTGCTCGTCTCCAGCCACGACCTGCTCGCCCTGGAGACCTACGTCGACCGCGTCGTGCTCATCCGGGAAGGCCGGATCGTGCTGGATGAGTCGATCAAGGTGCTGCGCGCCGCCGGCGCCAGCCTCGAAGAGCTGTACCTGCAGGCCCACGACGCGGAGCTGAGGAAAGCCGGATGA
- a CDS encoding DUF4132 domain-containing protein, producing MSWKEHENQARELMVPLREGRFDEWARGLAGEPPERVGSALMTLVRLTAAGRVSNGHWWELRELVTAVLRIPFTVTPADAEQAVAVAIKAKHGDVVVPFRVASALARQAGSIEAIRTLLSALNQRSDLAPEDRGSLRSRLAAALPGEQGVELDLSVLFGADGWAIAVRADLAGHDPAVATAVLRQLATATGSKPTKTWTTATAAVFEQPGAVDVLRTLLDRVADAGPVPADSIWGEQLPTIVHDRNADLVRAAAWAAGQLRPEWAVPALVRVAQRSLGTADGWITSQKVPNSAYFALGLLGSAEAVQALLRLDAATRNNGDRKLIAAALTAAGAKLGLSPGQLAERMVDEAGFDADGVAELSHDDLRARVLLGEDLAITVRWLDGADWVAKPPVAADASAVRALKRRITEVKAVVAGERRRVEGLFAEDREWDQAEWRQYYLAHPITGRIAARLLWTVGETTGLPRDGRLLTLDGAVGFPAGRVRLWHPARAATEQVAAWRNWLLAEEFRQPFKQAFREVYLLTDAERVTGTYSNRFAAHVLRYNQTYALFKERGWVANYLGPYDGGYEGRARREFRDAGLTAVFEHFATDANAHGPAELCSTDRIWFHRTTDRAKTPLTLDEVPELVFAEAMRDADLFVGVCSIALDPNWVDRGEDPHFGYWQQVSFGELSARAQVRRDVLAHLLPKLAVADRVELTERFVRVRGELASYRVHLGSTNVLIEPDDRYLCIVPGSRGKGGKVLLPFDGDDQLSVILSKVLLLAKDDRITDPSILSQLPGRV from the coding sequence GTGTCCTGGAAGGAGCACGAGAACCAGGCCAGGGAGCTGATGGTCCCGCTGCGCGAGGGCCGGTTCGATGAGTGGGCGCGGGGCTTGGCCGGAGAGCCGCCGGAGCGGGTCGGGTCGGCGCTGATGACGTTGGTGCGGCTGACCGCGGCCGGGCGGGTGAGCAACGGTCACTGGTGGGAGCTGCGCGAACTGGTCACCGCGGTGCTGCGGATCCCGTTCACCGTCACCCCCGCCGACGCCGAACAGGCGGTCGCGGTGGCGATCAAGGCAAAGCACGGGGACGTCGTGGTGCCCTTCCGGGTCGCCTCGGCGCTGGCCAGGCAGGCAGGCTCGATCGAGGCCATCCGGACCTTGCTGAGCGCGCTCAACCAGCGGTCCGACCTGGCCCCGGAGGACCGCGGCTCGCTGCGGTCCCGGCTGGCCGCGGCGCTGCCCGGGGAACAGGGCGTGGAGCTGGACCTGTCGGTGCTCTTCGGCGCGGACGGCTGGGCGATCGCGGTGCGCGCGGACCTGGCCGGGCACGATCCCGCGGTCGCCACCGCCGTGCTGCGGCAACTGGCCACCGCGACCGGCTCCAAACCCACCAAGACCTGGACCACCGCCACCGCCGCGGTGTTCGAACAGCCTGGGGCGGTGGACGTGCTGCGCACCCTGCTGGACCGGGTGGCCGACGCCGGACCCGTCCCGGCGGACAGCATCTGGGGCGAGCAGTTGCCCACCATCGTGCACGACCGCAACGCCGACCTGGTCCGCGCCGCGGCCTGGGCCGCCGGTCAGCTCCGGCCGGAGTGGGCGGTGCCCGCGCTGGTGCGGGTCGCGCAGCGCTCGCTCGGCACCGCGGACGGGTGGATCACCAGCCAGAAGGTGCCCAACTCCGCCTACTTCGCACTCGGCCTGCTCGGCAGCGCCGAGGCCGTGCAGGCGTTGCTGCGCCTGGACGCGGCCACCCGCAACAACGGCGACCGCAAGCTGATCGCCGCCGCACTCACCGCGGCCGGTGCGAAGCTGGGGCTCTCCCCAGGGCAGCTGGCCGAGCGGATGGTGGACGAGGCCGGATTCGACGCCGACGGGGTCGCCGAGCTGAGCCACGACGACCTCCGCGCGCGGGTGCTGCTGGGCGAGGATCTCGCGATCACCGTGCGCTGGTTGGACGGCGCGGACTGGGTGGCCAAACCGCCCGTGGCGGCCGATGCCTCGGCGGTGCGGGCACTCAAGCGGCGGATCACCGAGGTCAAGGCCGTGGTCGCGGGTGAGCGGCGCCGGGTGGAAGGGCTCTTCGCCGAGGACCGTGAATGGGACCAGGCGGAGTGGCGCCAGTACTACCTGGCGCACCCGATCACCGGCCGGATCGCCGCGCGCCTGCTGTGGACCGTCGGCGAGACCACCGGGCTGCCCAGGGACGGACGGCTGCTGACCCTGGACGGCGCGGTCGGGTTCCCGGCGGGCCGGGTGCGGCTGTGGCACCCGGCGCGGGCCGCCACCGAACAGGTCGCGGCCTGGCGGAACTGGCTGCTGGCCGAGGAGTTCCGGCAGCCGTTCAAGCAGGCCTTCCGCGAGGTCTACCTGCTCACCGACGCCGAACGCGTGACCGGGACCTACTCGAACCGGTTCGCCGCGCACGTGCTGCGGTACAACCAGACCTACGCGCTGTTCAAGGAACGCGGCTGGGTGGCCAACTACCTCGGCCCCTACGACGGCGGCTACGAGGGCCGGGCCCGCCGGGAGTTCCGGGACGCCGGCCTGACCGCGGTCTTCGAGCACTTCGCCACCGACGCCAACGCGCACGGCCCGGCCGAACTGTGCTCCACCGACCGGATCTGGTTCCACCGCACTACCGACCGCGCCAAGACCCCACTCACCCTGGACGAGGTCCCGGAACTGGTCTTCGCCGAGGCCATGCGCGACGCGGACCTGTTCGTCGGGGTCTGCTCGATCGCCCTGGACCCCAACTGGGTGGACCGCGGCGAGGACCCGCACTTCGGCTACTGGCAGCAGGTCAGCTTCGGCGAACTGAGCGCGCGGGCCCAGGTCCGCCGCGACGTGCTGGCGCACCTGCTGCCCAAACTCGCCGTGGCCGACCGGGTCGAGCTGACCGAGCGGTTCGTCCGGGTGCGCGGCGAGCTGGCCAGCTACCGGGTGCACCTGGGCTCGACGAACGTGCTCATCGAGCCGGATGACCGCTACCTGTGCATCGTGCCCGGCAGCCGTGGCAAGGGCGGCAAGGTGCTGCTGCCCTTCGACGGCGACGACCAGCTCAGCGTGATCCTGTCCAAGGTGCTGTTGCTGGCCAAGGACGACCGGATCACCGACCCGAGCATCCTCAGCCAGCTACCCGGCCGCGTTTAG
- a CDS encoding sensor histidine kinase encodes MDTTARQPWLGISGWQQWILEIALYVLVGISVLVLPPWPMPPEIAIPAVTFTAVSLFLRRRFPASALVVGALGVGAVGIPLAYAAGRRIGPLHKLLAASLGHFAVAAAVSPLYGESVVSSMMSLGLNVIMTLWFVLLPAVLGRSSARRTLLVEALRERAVYLERERRSLVAEARIRERTRIAVDMHDSLGHHLTLISLQAGGLKLAASQDPAQAEAAGILHDTARRAMEELREIIGVLGQDSQDVPMHARRLDQLPELLESARTSGARVSQAQTGQPVPLPRPIENAIYRVAQEGLTNALRHAPGGAVTVRLNYESDAVIIEVVNTLATAPPRGGGSGQGLTGLRERVRLAGGVLHAAHTADGGFRVAAVLPFHGEPAAEPEEDLDAPPTTAPATHPLARTEVSTLMRTIRHRPVLIGVTIVGLVMFSMFSFIGSVIWMVIRNGEMLAAERFDEARIGETEQVVIERFGEASSGAELRISDQAGPPPEGMRCRYYYVDGSELPGNRTEAFRYCFRDGQLAQKDRLVVKRPF; translated from the coding sequence ATGGACACCACTGCCCGGCAGCCATGGCTGGGCATCTCCGGCTGGCAGCAGTGGATCCTGGAGATCGCGCTCTACGTACTCGTCGGGATCTCCGTGCTGGTGCTGCCGCCCTGGCCGATGCCACCGGAGATCGCCATCCCGGCCGTGACCTTCACCGCGGTCTCGCTGTTCCTGCGCCGTCGCTTCCCGGCCAGCGCGCTGGTCGTGGGCGCGCTCGGCGTGGGCGCGGTGGGCATCCCGCTGGCCTACGCCGCGGGCAGGCGGATCGGGCCGCTGCACAAGCTGCTCGCCGCCTCCCTCGGCCACTTCGCGGTGGCCGCCGCGGTGTCCCCGCTCTACGGGGAGAGCGTGGTGTCCAGCATGATGTCCCTGGGCCTCAACGTGATCATGACGTTGTGGTTCGTGCTGCTGCCCGCGGTGCTCGGCCGCAGCAGCGCCCGGCGGACCCTGCTGGTGGAGGCGCTGCGGGAACGAGCGGTGTACCTGGAGCGGGAACGCCGTTCGCTGGTCGCCGAGGCGCGGATCCGGGAACGCACCCGGATCGCGGTGGACATGCACGACAGCCTCGGCCACCACCTCACCCTGATCTCCCTGCAGGCGGGCGGGCTCAAACTGGCCGCCAGCCAGGACCCGGCGCAGGCCGAGGCGGCCGGGATCCTGCACGACACCGCACGGCGGGCCATGGAGGAGTTGCGCGAGATCATCGGTGTCCTCGGCCAGGACAGCCAGGACGTGCCGATGCACGCCCGCCGCCTGGACCAGCTGCCCGAACTGCTGGAATCCGCGCGCACCAGCGGCGCCAGGGTCAGCCAGGCCCAGACCGGCCAGCCGGTGCCGCTGCCAAGGCCGATCGAGAACGCGATCTACCGGGTCGCCCAGGAGGGCCTGACCAACGCGCTGCGGCACGCCCCCGGCGGCGCGGTCACCGTCCGGCTCAACTACGAGTCCGACGCGGTGATCATCGAGGTGGTCAACACCCTGGCCACCGCACCGCCGCGGGGCGGTGGCAGCGGGCAGGGGCTGACCGGGCTGCGGGAACGGGTGCGGCTGGCCGGGGGTGTGCTGCACGCCGCGCACACCGCCGACGGCGGGTTCCGGGTGGCCGCGGTGCTGCCCTTCCACGGTGAGCCCGCCGCCGAGCCCGAGGAGGACCTCGACGCCCCGCCGACCACCGCGCCCGCCACCCATCCGCTGGCCCGCACCGAGGTCAGCACCCTGATGCGGACCATCCGGCACCGCCCGGTGCTCATCGGCGTGACCATTGTCGGACTGGTCATGTTCAGCATGTTCTCCTTCATCGGGTCCGTCATCTGGATGGTCATCCGCAACGGCGAGATGCTGGCGGCGGAGCGCTTCGACGAGGCCAGGATCGGCGAGACCGAGCAGGTCGTGATCGAACGCTTCGGCGAGGCCAGTTCAGGGGCTGAGCTGCGGATCAGCGACCAGGCGGGCCCGCCGCCCGAGGGCATGCGCTGCCGGTACTACTACGTGGACGGCTCCGAGCTGCCCGGCAACCGCACCGAGGCGTTCCGCTACTGCTTCCGCGACGGCCAGCTGGCCCAGAAAGACCGGTTGGTGGTCAAGCGGCCCTTCTGA
- a CDS encoding response regulator, translating into MVRVIVADDEPLVRAGIKLVLSAAEDIEVIAEAGDGRAAIAEVTARSADVLLLDIRMPGMDGLTALAELTKLAPDTRVVILTTFGESEYIGRALDAGAAGFLLKDSAPEELIRAVQVVAAGEAYLSPSVTKWVIGRVSATGGTAKAVDAQRRLDVLTDREREVLELLAQGLSNADIGGRLYMSEATVKMYVSRVLGKLDCSNRVQAAILAHEAGLGDT; encoded by the coding sequence GTGGTCCGGGTGATCGTCGCCGACGATGAACCGCTGGTGCGCGCGGGCATCAAGCTGGTGCTGTCCGCGGCCGAGGACATCGAGGTGATCGCCGAGGCCGGGGACGGCCGCGCGGCCATCGCCGAGGTCACCGCGCGCTCCGCCGACGTGCTGCTGCTCGACATCCGGATGCCCGGCATGGACGGCCTGACCGCGCTGGCCGAGCTGACCAAGCTCGCCCCGGACACCAGGGTCGTCATCCTCACCACCTTCGGCGAGTCCGAGTACATCGGCCGCGCGCTGGACGCCGGGGCGGCCGGGTTCCTGCTCAAGGACTCCGCGCCCGAGGAACTCATCCGCGCCGTGCAGGTGGTGGCCGCCGGCGAGGCATACCTGTCCCCGTCGGTGACCAAGTGGGTGATCGGCCGGGTCTCGGCCACCGGCGGCACCGCGAAGGCGGTGGACGCCCAGCGCCGCCTGGACGTGCTCACCGACCGCGAACGCGAGGTCCTCGAACTGCTCGCCCAGGGCCTGTCCAACGCCGACATCGGCGGGCGGCTCTACATGAGCGAGGCCACCGTCAAGATGTATGTCAGCCGGGTGCTGGGCAAACTCGACTGCTCGAACCGGGTGCAGGCCGCGATCCTGGCGCACGAGGCCGGGCTCGGTGACACCTGA